A window of the Chloroflexus sp. Y-396-1 genome harbors these coding sequences:
- a CDS encoding FHA domain-containing protein: MNRRTPLIVLLTLIVVCPALLAATTTPPVPLLPPPPLILGVEQLSSTGWALLVQCPYPPQDLYIWTKDASLQRPQQLTASEPSRWRAQFTGSLPSMITIYGCGQQAALMITSPTGPSWLGWLFLAGLVVAGLLGVRLVKRWRARAIPLSAPAPAPTWYIHLHDEQGERTVALPIGIFTIGSDPACHLTVFGTDIALRHAHLIASETSAHIVDLASPSGVFSGPVRRRLRPHTPTPIGEEDFWLGATVRLRLARERAL, translated from the coding sequence ATGAATCGTCGAACCCCGCTGATTGTCCTGCTTACGCTAATCGTTGTCTGTCCAGCTCTGCTAGCCGCTACAACGACGCCTCCAGTTCCTCTATTGCCTCCACCACCCCTCATTCTCGGCGTTGAACAGCTCTCCTCAACCGGATGGGCATTGCTGGTGCAGTGTCCTTATCCGCCGCAAGACCTGTATATCTGGACCAAAGATGCGTCGCTGCAACGACCACAACAGCTCACCGCGTCGGAACCTTCGCGTTGGCGAGCGCAATTCACAGGATCATTGCCCAGCATGATAACGATTTACGGCTGTGGTCAGCAGGCGGCACTGATGATAACTTCCCCGACCGGGCCGTCGTGGTTGGGATGGTTGTTTCTGGCCGGGCTGGTGGTTGCCGGCTTGCTCGGCGTGCGGCTCGTCAAACGTTGGCGAGCCAGAGCAATACCGCTATCGGCGCCGGCACCAGCACCGACCTGGTATATTCACCTGCACGATGAACAGGGTGAACGAACGGTGGCCCTGCCCATCGGCATTTTCACAATCGGGAGTGATCCTGCCTGCCACCTGACCGTCTTTGGTACCGACATTGCATTGCGTCACGCTCACCTGATCGCTAGCGAGACGAGTGCGCACATTGTTGATCTCGCCAGTCCCTCTGGCGTGTTCAGTGGTCCGGTACGGAGAAGGCTCCGTCCCCATACCCCTACGCCTATTGGTGAAGAAGATTTCTGGCTTGGCGCAACCGTGCGTCTACGGCTTGCTCGTGAGCGTGCCCTCTAA
- a CDS encoding fumarylacetoacetate hydrolase family protein, protein MRLVSFIPPDGGPARAGVLLGDTVIDLAAAAPLVSEDASDVSWDMLTLLRADHPEVNLATAAEIVQAVVNLMGSEDTTTADDFDWHGGLTIGDTALILPVTQVRVVSPLPQVVSLREFDALVDDQTAALRQAAGYWVGDRHQPAFRFAGHTAIYGPDERIELPTMAPLDCGMALGCVIGRSGRDVAPEEAEAYIAGYLLVNAWTVRDPLLNARRPRDFATSLGPWLVTPDELEYYRDDDGRLLLTLHLMINGRDVSYYHTGLMRFSFAELIAFASQDTWLQPGEIIVSGVAAGGCLLDIHGDSGPWLRHGDEVVLVCSELGQLRSPIGWLSE, encoded by the coding sequence GTGCGTCTCGTCAGTTTTATTCCGCCCGATGGTGGACCTGCCCGAGCGGGCGTCCTGCTCGGCGACACAGTTATCGATCTGGCTGCTGCCGCTCCTTTGGTGAGCGAGGATGCCTCTGATGTGTCCTGGGATATGCTCACCCTGCTACGCGCTGATCACCCAGAGGTTAATCTGGCGACTGCCGCTGAGATTGTGCAGGCTGTGGTCAATCTAATGGGTAGTGAAGATACAACAACAGCCGACGATTTCGATTGGCATGGTGGGTTAACCATTGGTGATACTGCATTGATCTTGCCGGTTACCCAGGTGCGTGTCGTATCACCGTTACCTCAGGTCGTCTCCTTACGCGAATTTGATGCGCTCGTTGATGATCAGACCGCAGCATTACGTCAGGCGGCGGGGTATTGGGTCGGTGATCGCCATCAGCCTGCATTCCGTTTTGCCGGACATACGGCCATCTACGGCCCTGATGAACGGATCGAATTGCCAACGATGGCGCCACTCGACTGTGGTATGGCATTAGGGTGTGTGATTGGTCGTTCGGGCCGTGATGTTGCGCCCGAAGAGGCTGAGGCGTATATCGCCGGGTATCTGTTGGTGAATGCCTGGACTGTTCGTGATCCGCTGCTGAATGCACGTCGTCCGCGTGATTTTGCGACCTCGCTTGGGCCGTGGCTGGTAACTCCCGATGAACTCGAATATTACCGTGACGATGACGGGCGTTTGTTGTTGACACTACATCTGATGATCAATGGTCGTGATGTTAGCTATTATCATACCGGCTTGATGCGTTTTTCATTCGCTGAGCTGATAGCTTTCGCCAGCCAGGATACCTGGTTACAGCCGGGCGAGATTATCGTTAGCGGAGTGGCTGCTGGTGGGTGTCTGCTCGATATTCACGGCGATAGTGGGCCATGGTTACGTCATGGTGATGAGGTGGTGCTGGTGTGCTCTGAACTGGGGCAATTGCGCTCTCCAATCGGATGGTTGTCAGAGTAA
- a CDS encoding metalloregulator ArsR/SmtB family transcription factor: MGTISSLSALTGLRLLADETRWKLITMLRESDRPVNELVAGIGLAQNLVSYHLNVLRQAGFINTHRSDVDKRIVYYSLNLSSFTDLLEQIGYELALPNTLPLRLPSIKVAFLCRANSARSQMAEAWLRVLSKGQVHAISAGTSPQPVHPLAIAVMKEVGIPIDQQIAKSINAIIDQQPDLIVTVCDIAREECPVWPEAVRHIHWSIADPAAVTGSYEQRYAAFVVARDELRERVRGLLALLPRWFV; this comes from the coding sequence ATGGGTACGATATCTTCGCTATCAGCACTCACAGGCTTGCGTTTACTGGCTGACGAGACACGCTGGAAACTGATCACGATGCTGCGTGAAAGTGACCGTCCGGTTAATGAATTAGTAGCAGGCATCGGTCTGGCGCAAAACCTGGTTTCGTACCACCTGAATGTCCTGCGTCAGGCTGGATTCATCAATACACACCGCAGTGATGTTGATAAGCGCATCGTCTACTATAGCCTCAATTTATCATCGTTTACCGATTTGCTCGAACAGATTGGGTATGAATTAGCGCTACCTAATACATTACCGCTTCGTTTACCGTCGATTAAGGTTGCATTTCTATGCCGGGCCAACAGTGCCCGTTCGCAAATGGCCGAGGCATGGTTACGAGTATTGAGCAAGGGTCAGGTGCACGCGATAAGTGCCGGTACGTCGCCTCAACCGGTTCATCCACTGGCAATTGCCGTTATGAAAGAGGTCGGAATACCGATTGATCAGCAGATTGCCAAATCAATCAACGCCATTATCGATCAGCAACCTGACCTCATCGTGACGGTATGTGACATCGCTCGCGAGGAGTGTCCAGTGTGGCCAGAGGCTGTACGCCATATCCACTGGAGTATCGCCGATCCAGCAGCGGTAACCGGTAGTTATGAACAACGATACGCAGCCTTCGTGGTTGCACGTGATGAGTTGCGGGAACGGGTTCGTGGCTTGTTGGCGCTCCTGCCCCGTTGGTTTGTCTGA